The Canis lupus familiaris isolate Mischka breed German Shepherd chromosome 1, alternate assembly UU_Cfam_GSD_1.0, whole genome shotgun sequence DNA window GGCTCACAGTCTTGTGTCAGGATCCTGTTTGAGCTGGTGGACTCCAGCACATCATCGAATATAGCACTGAGTAAGGAGAAAATTGTATTCACAAGGGTCTAGGGCTATAGGGGTGTCAGAAAAATAAAGGtcgagggaggggcaagatggcggaggagtagggtccccaagtcacctgtccccaccaaattacctagataaccttcaaaccatcctgaaaatctatgaattcggcctgagattttttttttaatttttatttatttacgatagtcacacagagagagagagagagagaggcgcagagacacaggcagagggagaagcaggctctatgcaccgggagcccgatgtgggattcgatcccgggtctccaggatcgcgccctgggccaaaggcaggcgccaaaccgccgcgccacccagggatcccctcggcctgagatttaaagagagaccagctggaatgctacagtgagaagagttcacgcttctatcaaggtaggaagacggggggggcgggggggggggggaagaaataaagaaacaaaaggcatccaagggggagggggcccccgcgaggagccgggctaaggccggggcgagtgcccccaggacaggaaagccccatcccGGAGGatcaggagcttcaccaatcttcccgggaggaaaggcgctcgcagggagttagagcaggaccccagaagggcggggatgccctcaggctccctgggacactaacagacacctgcccccggggagagcgcaccacaccccgaggccgagctccctaaagggctgcagcgctgggcccgggagcagctcggaggggctcgggcggaggctccgcgtggagggggctgcacagcctggagcagctcggaggggctcaggcggagACTCCGGGAGTAGGGGGccgcgcggccgggagcgcgaatccaacagcgcaggcccgggagtaCAGGgcaccagggacacagcccaggatccgacctccccccggaacaggcagaggccaggagggcccaggacagcaaggacgctcctgccccgagctgagcggatcagtggccccgccccggagcctccaggccctgcaggctgagagctctggagttactgcgggagctgactctagggctccaagctggccgccgccactgcgccactgcggttgttcctcctgggacctcacggggtaaacaacccccaccgagcctcacagtggcctcaccggataaacagcttaaatatctttcgctgagcagctcccccaagtgctcacacctgaaaatcagcacagcaggcccctcccccagaagactggctagacggacaggggaaaaacaaattattgaccaagcagcactggaaagttccaggggaagtcaagagacttacagtatacagaatcagaggatactcccccttgttttttttttctttgttttttgttttgttttgttttgttttgctgtttgaTTTCCGTTTgcttccccttttttctttttcttttcttttttctttttttctcttttttcttccttttttctttttctttccttcttcctcttcattctttttctccttttcccaatacaacttgtttttggccactctgcactgagcaaaatgactagaaggaaaacctcacctcaagagaaagaatcagaaacagtcctctctcccacagttacaaaatctggattacaattcaacgttagaaagccaattcagaagcactattatacagctactggtggctctagaaaaaagcataaaggactcaagagacttcatgactgcagaatttagatctaatcagtcagaaattaaaaatcaattgaatgagatgcaatccaaactagaagtcctaaccatgagggttaatgaggtggaagaacgagtgactgacatagaagacaagttgatggcaaagagggaaactgaggaaaaaagagacaaacaattaaaagatcatgaggatagattaagggaaataagtgacagcctgaggaagaaaaacctatgtttaattggggttcccgagggcaccgaaagggacagaggtccagaatatgtatttgaacaaatcatagctgaaaactttcctaatctaggaagggaaacaggcattcaaatccaggaaatagagagatccccccctaaaatcaataaaaaccgttcaacacctcgacatttaatagttaacttgcaaattccaaagataaagagaagatccttaaagcagcaagagacaagaaatccctgacttttatggggaggagtattagggtaacaacagacctctccacagagacctggcaggccagaaagggctggcaggatatattcagggtcctaactgagaaaaacatgcaaccaagaatactttatccagcaaggctctcattcagaatggaaggagagataaagagcttccaagacaggcaggaactgaaagaatatgtgacctccaaaccagctctgcaagaaattttaagggggactctcaaaattcccctttaagaagtccaatggaacaatccacaaaaacagggactgaatagatatcatcatgacagaaaaataaaggtCGGGAAGGGGGAGACGAAGGCTGTgccaggaagagaaagggaggaagaaatctTATCTGGCCAGTGAATAAGAGGATTTTAGATAAAATTCTCCAGGAATAGTTTTTATAAGTATCATACCTACTAATTATACAGAATTCCAATGTGTATTCAGTAActcaatgactttttttaaatatttatttttatttatttatgatagacttagagagagagagaggcagagacacaggcagagggagaagcaggctccatgccgggagccggacgcggaactcgatcccgggactccgggatcacgccctgggccaaaggcaggcgcgaaaccactgagccacccagggatcccaactcatTGACTTTTATGAAGGAAAATTGATGGCTTGATATGTGGTACTGAGGCAAAATTCTACTtggaataatcattttaatttgtgtgtttaaaaaaattttatgggaaaaaaatttttatggggCCTCTGGGtacctcagtcggttaagtgtctgtctttggctcaggtcatgatcccaggtcctaggatcgaatcccgcgtcaggtatcctgctcagtggtgagtctgcttctccctctccctctgccccttcccctgcttgtgtgcatgtgctctctctctctctaaaataaaatctttaaaaaacatttttaaaaataaaataatttcacaagaACACTTATATATTTAGTTGGTAAAGGAATATTTAGTTGGGTAATAATACAACTTTGTAGttaaggaaaaagaggaaagaaaaactttaaaggtTTTAACATAAGTGTTTGGTGACAACAAATTGCAATCTCTTTGACATGAAGCTTGGATAGAGATGGAGCTCATGTCTGGTACTAACCAGGGGTGCAGGTTACCTGATACAGCCCTGGGTCTCCTGTGAAGAAACTATCCAGAAAACTAAGTTCTCTTCTTAGCCCAACCTGGGGAATATCAGAGAGCCCCCCAGAGCAGAACAAAAACCATTCATTTTTATGGATGATTGCTAGCTCGCAGACTATCTAAATGGCGGTGTTGGTGCCTCCCACACCACATCCTGCACATTTTTCAGCTGTGCCCCAGATCCTACAGAAGCATTTTCACATCCTCACGTTGATTTCCGTAAGTCCTGGAAGGGACAGGAGGAAAGGGTCATACTGGAATATCCTGTCCCAAAGGGTGGGAGCCTGTGGGAAGTGGGGTCCACTGACAATATCCTGGCCAGCCTGCTCAGACTCAGAGCCAGGATAACACCAAGTTACTGGGAGCTCGGATTTGTGTGGAAGTGGATCATCATTCATGAGCCTTCCTTGCATTGTTCACGAGCCTTCCTTCCAACAAGGCCAGAGGATCTGGACCCAAGTGGGTTAGTCAGTCCCTACCcctaggttgattttttttttctgaagaggcAGAAGTCATGGAGCACACAGGTGTGGGCTAATGCAGATGCCTTGGGGAGGACTTTGCAGTTCAGTCTCCTGGAAACAGCAGGAATCAGAGACATTTGGGCCTGCTAGGCTCAGATTCTGTTCTGCAGACCCCTGATGCTCAGAAATATGGGTCTTTGAGATCTAATCAGGTACTCCCTTGGGTAACAAGGGAGAGACCCAGAGCCATACTGTGCAGAACCTTCTGAGGACCAGGATCCAGCTCGGGAACCACAAGGCGTCTATGAGGTCATTACCCCATCAAAGTCCCGGGAGGACTGATCTCAAGGAGTGACCCACGCTGTGGTATTTTTTGAATAGTTGGGTTATTCTGATGTgaacacatctttttttaaaatattttatttatttattcatgagagacacagagagaggcagagacacaggcagagggagaagcaagctccctgcagggatctctgcacgggatttgatcccaggaccacaagatcacaacctgagccaaaggcacactgagccacccaggtgtcccttcatctttttgtttttaattgagataCAATTTCCTTATAACATCCTGTGAATTgaaggtgtacaacatgttgatttgatacatttatattgcCATAGGGTTGCCATTGTGGTGTTAGCCAACACCTCTATCATAttacatatttaccatttcttcttgtgatgggCATAACTAAGATCTAGTGTCTTAGCAGGTTTAACCTTTAGAATACAGTTTTATGGTCTATAATCACTGTAGTGTGTTAGGGTTCCAGGGTTTATTTACCTACTCATACAAATATACACTCTTGCACAACGTCTCTACCaaccaacccccccccacacacacacacacacaggtgctgGTAACCACTCTTACACCTGTTTTTTCACTGAACTCACCTTTTAGTAACATTTCATGTTGCATCTTATATCACTGTATTTCTATAGATTTTGCCTTTGCAAACATTTAGCTTATATTTAATCAGCAAATGTATATGTATCCGAATCTATTAAAGGAAACATCAGTCCAAGGAAAGGTTTTGCTGGAGGAAGGTGTGCTCTGCTTATCCCATACTGAGCCTTAACATCAATATTCTCCAGTTTGggataaaaattttagaagaatacAAAGGCTGAGGGGCTTTCTAAGAGGAGTGAGGGATGATAGCTACCCATCACCTTCCCTAACTAAAAAACCACCCAGAATAGCCAACTTGATAGACACTATGACCTCAGTTTTCTGAGGAGCCTATAGTACTGGTGCTTTCAGCCATTCCTATTCTAAGTTGCCAACCCATCCCCACATCTTCCTGGGCATATGCAGGTATGTTGAGAGTATTAATTAGGATCCAACCAGGAAAACAGAAAgtcttttatgtatttgaaaaagagaaagaagtcaatgCAATATGTACTCTGAATTGAATCCTGGCACAGGGAAAGAACATTAGCGGGGAAAAAATGGATAACATCCAAATACAGTCTGTAGTTTAGTTAATTACTGTATCAATGTTAATTGCTTGGTTTTGACAGATGGGGCCTGGTTATGCAAAATATTGATGTTAGAGAGTCTGGATGAAGGGCATGTGGGAACTCTCTGGGGCTTTGCAACTTCTCTGCAAATCTAGCGTTATTTTAGGGTAAGacgtttgtttaaaaaatgttatggaGCAAATGAATGTTttccaaaaagaggaaaaaaagaaaaaagatcagtggttgctgggagggcagagaggtTACAAGGACTCTTTGTGGCAACGGAAATCTTCATGATGATGGTGGTTTCACAGCTGCCGGAGCGCATCGGATTGCACACATTTGTGGATGCGGTTTGTTTTATGAGATCATGCCTAAATAAAGCTGATTAAAAATCACTCATAAAGACTACGcaaaagggcagcccggtggcgcagcggtttggcgccccctgcagcctggggtgtgatcctgggatcgagtcccacatccggctccctgcatggagcctgcttctccctctacctgtgtctctgcctctctctttctgtgtctatgaataaataaataaaatctttaaaaaaaaaagactatgcaAAAAACGGAGCAGGGAGGATTTTGTTCGTGGGAGGCATTACTCCAGGGAATAAGGATTGCAAAGCAAAGCAGGGGACCAGGCCATGATGCTGAGGACAGCTAGTGAGCAAGCCAGAGTTGCAGAGAAAGGAGGCAATGCCACCAGGAATAGATCCCgcaggggagagggagtgggaaagaaggagggaaggagacagagacagagacagagagacaaatagATCCCAGGgggaacacacacagagaaaaaagatgaggaaGGTGCAGATTCGCGGGGCTGGCTGGTGTAGGTCATTTTTCAAGAGCAAGCAGTTTTGGCCTCCTGTTTCAAAACACGTATTCTTGACAGCCCTTAGAGATGGGTGAGTAATTTCAGTTCACTCTTACAATAAAATGGAAGCTTCAGATTCTGGCCTAGCAAAGGGAGAGTCTCCCCAGACTCCTCGACCAGGGTGACCTCTGGGCTTTAGCCTTTAGCCTCCAGGATCTGTGAGGCCAGGGAGAGAAGACTTACCTCATCACCGTCAAGGTGAGAGCCAGGTTCAGCCATCCAGCTTGACTCTGGGGAATCCCAACTTCCTTTAATTTCTGACTATTTAGCCTCCCTATAGCTTTCATATCTTTAAGGCACTtgagaatattctttaaaatattatatcaagcagctttaggtttttaaaaataattgttataattgAAGATGGAGTGTTGGTCCATATTCTtatccaatatttttttaaagttaatttattttttattggtattcaatttactaacatacagaataacccccagtgcccgtcacccattcacccccaccccccgccctcctccccttctaccacccctagttcgtttcccagagttagcagtctttacgttctgtctccctttctgatatttcccacacatttcttcccccttcccttatattccctttcactattatttatattccccaaatgaatgagaacatataatgtttgtccttctccgactggcttacttcacacAGCATAATATCTTATCCAATATTTTGACAGAAAACCTAGGATTTTACTTATTAAGAATTCCAggaagaagggcacctgggtggcttagtgattgagtgtcttacttcggctcaggttgtgatcccagggtcctggaatcaagtcctgcatcagactccctgcagggaggctgcttctccctctgcctaagtctctgcctttctctctgtgtctctcataaataaataaataatttttttaaaaaaagaattccaggggGATGGGGTCCTTGGGTTGGTTTAGCAATCTACAGATTCTAGACCTCATGTTGTCCTACACCAGTTGTGTCTGCTGTTTTGTTCAAGCTTGTTGCCTCATGGCTGTAAGGTGGTTGCTACTGCTTTATCACATTGTCATGCTACAGTTGCTAGTGAAGAACAGCAGTAAAGGGGCAAAGGTGTCCTGAGACCCTACATTTTTAAGGGAGAAATAGGATTCCCAGTTATTGTGGTATATTCTGCTCTCAGCATCATTGGCCATACTTGGTCATGTGCCCCACTCTGGATCAATTACTGGAAATGGGATTGCCAGATTGCCTTCACCCAAACTTCATTTCCCACCCTGCCAGCCCCAAGCTTAGAGCAGAGCCACTCCAACAGCTCTAGGTTCCTGTTAGGAGGGAACTAGTGAGCAATGACTGCTGTGTCACTACCATCAGTGTGCCCCATGGCCATGCCTGGGAGAAATGGCTCTTCCAGGTTGGCAGAGCGGTGGACACAAGAATCTGTGCCGGGGTTCCTGTCCTTTTGGGCTCTGTGATGCATAAGTGTGCTCCCCACCCCGGTTCTGCTCTTTATTTCAGCAGACTGCTGGGTGTCCCATCTGGTCCCGCGCCTGAGGTCTGTGTCCTGGCCATTCCACCCCTTGAGGGTTTTGCATATACTCGTGGGCACCCTACATTTCCCTGGTTCCAATGTCACTGGGGGAAGATGGGAAGGGAACGTAGTGttagcataacatttttaaagttctcaacATGTGACTGAGAATTTAACGAATATTATGATAGTCAATGCTGGGAGGAAGATTCTAGGCTTCCCATTTCAAATATGAGGAAATGTTGGTGTAAAGTGGCATAATGTCTTGCCCAAGAACAGATGGTCTTTTTTTGGAGCTGGGACAGATATTCAAGTCACTTTCTTGTACACAGCCATGTCCTGCCTGGTCCCTGAGGTTGAAAATTAGGTTTTCCCCTCAGGGGTTCATCTGGGGGTGAGTTCAGCCTCATCCAAGCATGAAGGAAGAGGCATCTTTTGGAGGCCAAAACCCTCGCTCTGTCTCATAGTGGGACAAGTGGGAAGGACAGGGGAACATGCTTCCTCTTTGTGGGGGACTGCTGATGTAGAAACTCCATAACATGCCTCAGCTGACACATCCTGTCCCCGTGTCGGCTGCAGGCTCTATCCTACCCAGTGGCTCCAGGACGGTGCAGGCTGCAGGGATCTCGGCATGTTTCCCCATGTGACCACCTTCCTGGCCCTCAGTGAGTcctgaaatggaaataaagggTTAGGGGGACAGCGTGAGTGGGCAGAAGATTTGGGGAGGGGGCCTGCTTCCCTTCCCAGTCCTGCCCCCAGTCCAGaagactccaggatcctgggggAGTGAAGTAGGTCAACACCCTACCTCCTGCCCCAGACAACCTAGGTCAGACCATGTGGGTTCAGTTCTAGAACAGAGATTAATTCAGACtccagaggggctgggggagagaagCACCTATTTGGAAGAGGGGGCCGGGGGCTTGTCTTGAGACTATTTCAGAGCAAGAAGATGGACTGGGGTGGCCCCTGATGGAACTGGGAGTGGTCTCTCTCTCACCAGATCCTCTCTTTCAGCGCTCTGCCTGGGTGGAGGGCTCCACGCACAGCAGGGTGagtctcctcctcatcctctttgCATCCCAAAGGCAGCTCTGGACAGGATGGTGCTGACcctgggagggcctgggaggaggcCCTGAAATTTGCCCCAAATTGCAAACAATCGCCAATGTATGACCCTTGCAAACTCTCTCCCTATTCCCCACCTGTGCTTCCGACAGCCACCCCCCTAAACAATTAGAACTGTGCAGGACCAGGCTGAGCCCAGGGCTCTCCCACACAAGCCCAGACCCCCCTCTCAGCATCCCCTTGGCAGAGAGCAGAGTCGTCAAGTGCCAAGTCCCAGACACCATCCTTGATCCCAACTTCATCCTCGATACAAAACACATCACCAGTGACTTGATTTTTcaaggataattttaaaatttcactcacatttttggaatttatttttcatatttttttctatttggggcAAAATATTAGATTTTTAGAGTCCTTTCATCATCTCTGCTCAGATCAAATAAGACCCACGAACTGCTCTTTGGTCTAGATCTGTCCATCCTCACACTGTCCAGCTCACTTACCTCCAGATacctcatctttctttctcaaaaaacacCATTTCCCCTTCAACTCTGGACCTCCtcacacactgattttttttaggtCAAATGCCCTGGCTGCTGCTCTCTACTCAGTGTGCGTGCTTCACACTGGACACTCTGCTCTTAGCTCAGATGCCTCGTCCTTCCAACCTCCCCAAGAGGACCCCTCAATTCCCGTACTCACCCCCAGGGCATGCATCACAGTCTGCATCTGTGGACTCAGACAAGTATTTGATGAGTGTCTGTCCTCCCTCAATACTCTCAGCCCCGAGAAGGCAGGGATCATGAGTGTGTTTCTCATGTTTGTAGAACCAGTGGCACATGGAGAGCATCTGTACATGGATACATAGATGCTAAAAtacagtagaaggaaggaaggaaggaaggaaggaaggaaggaaggaaggaaggaaggaaggaaggaaggaaggagaaagaaagaagaaagaagaaaagaaagaaagaaagaaagaaagaaagaaagaaagaaagaaagagagtaggcagacaaatgagcaaagaatctCTCTCAGCTCCTGCCTcctgagggattttttttatttctttttattggagttcaatttgccaacatatagcataacacctgaGGGATTTTGTAACTTTGATGCTGCCTTCCTGTTTTCAGGACTACAAAACCCCTCTTCCTCCACCGCCAGCCTAGCTGAGGCAGACGGGGGTTTTTAGGAGCGTTACAAACAAGGAAGTAGAAATAAGGctgatctatttttaactgtttgaggaacctccacacagttttccagagtggctgcaccagttcacattcccaccaacagtgtatgagggttccctttactccgcatcctctccaacatttgttgtttcctgccttgttaattttccccattctcactggtgtgaggtggtatctcattgtggttttgatttgtatttccctgatggcaagtgatgcagatgcttcaacgtggatggaactggagggtattatgctgagtgaagtaagtcagtcggagaaggacaaacattatatgttctcattcatttggggaatataaataatagtgaaagggaaaataagggaagggagaagaaatgtgtgggaaatatcagaaagggagacagaacgtaaagactgctaactctgggaaacgaactaggggtggtggaaggggaggagggcggggggtgggagtgaatgggtgacgggcactgggtgttattctgtatgttagtaaattgaacaccaataaaaaaaaataaaaaaaataaaaaaaaaaagaaataaggctgAAATGAAAGTAGAAAAGACAGAGCAAACCCAGAGATGGGTGCTCCACAGAAGACTTGCATTGCAGACAGGAATCCTCATCCACTGAGGTCTGTGGGACCAGGTGAACTGGTGTCCCAGCACACCCCGCACTGGACTTCAGCTGGTGCTTCGCAGATTGCGCCCCCTAGCTGAGGCTAGCCCGTCCGGAGCCATTCCTACAACTCCAGACTCCTGCTTACCTTGTTCCCACAAATGGCCTGTCATCTTCATCCACTGTTTCTgtcccagcccaccccaccccccatcagcCCCAGAAAGTGGCCACGGGTAGGAGCCGTCTGTATGTAtgacctccctcccacctcccaggacAGGACAGGCTGTCTCCTCAGAACGGACCCCAAGAACCTGCTCTGCTTCCCTCCTAGGGGTCCTGCCCAGCCCCTCCATCTGGGCCCAGCCGAGCTCTGAGATTCCCCGGGGGCAGCCGGTGACCATCGTGTGCCAGGGCCCTGCTGGGGCTGAGACATTCCGCCTGGAGAAGGAGGGAAGTGCTCTACATAAAGATGTGAGGAACCCACAACATGAGACGCAGGCCAGATTCCCCATCCCTGCGGTGGGTGAAGACACTGCCCGGCGCTATCGCTGCCTCTATAATAAAGACGGCACCTGGTCTGACCGCAGCAAGGAACTGCAGCTGGTGGTGACAGGTGAGGACATCTCACCTCTGCCCTCAGATTTCTCTGGGCCTGAGTGATGGCCGGATGTGGCCTTCGGATGGGTGCTCAGGGTACAGAGAGGCCAGGAGTGGGATAGACCCTGGGGGTGTCCACCTAGCATCGGTCCTTCTGCCCTGGTCACAGAGGaccccccacaacacacacacacatctattcTTCAGCTGGTGAGTAACAATGCTTGGGGACATTGCTGGGGGGGTGCTCTATGCTGGCAATCGGGCTGCAGGCCCAGCCTCCACCCCCCTAGGCTTGGGTTAGGGACTGGTGAGACCACAGTGAGGGGCTGCCACCTGCAGGGCACCACTAACTGGTTGAACTACTTGTGCCAAGTGCTGTGAAAGCAGTCAATGCTAGTAGCACAGGATGTGGGAGGCACTCTCCGACCTCTGAGAGCTCCCCCCCAACTCCTCTAATGTGCAAAGCCTTGCAGGTTTCATGCCCAAAGGCACAAAGCTCTGAAGGGGTGGAACCAGCccaagggggggaggggcagacctCAGGTGGTGGCCACCCCCTTGTGGGCAGGGTCCTACTCTTGGCAGCTCTGCAAGGAACCTGGGTCTAGAGGCACAGAGAAACTAACAGCTCATCTTCCAAACTCAGACTCTGCGGGAGAGACCAGGGCTCTTGATGGTTATGTCCCCACAGTGGCATTAGGtcaggtagaggaagagagagccccTCTAGGAGAACCCTGAACCCGATGGGTGGGGG harbors:
- the LAIR1 gene encoding leukocyte-associated immunoglobulin-like receptor 1 isoform X3; translated protein: MFPHVTTFLALTLCLGGGLHAQQGVLPSPSIWAQPSSEIPRGQPVTIVCQGPAGAETFRLEKEGSALHKDVRNPQHETQARFPIPAVGEDTARRYRCLYNKDGTWSDRSKELQLVVTEVSPVPWDDSSSLGPSSSKGEEQRTQERVSPAVDIRERTPDLATISRLPERDREGSISTPTAGGPQDVTYAQLDHHILTQRTAPATSPQSVEPMAESSTYAALARH